Proteins encoded within one genomic window of Neodiprion fabricii isolate iyNeoFabr1 chromosome 6, iyNeoFabr1.1, whole genome shotgun sequence:
- the LOC124184597 gene encoding tRNA N(3)-methylcytidine methyltransferase METTL6 codes for MSQSFAMEKSDAGQISHVAKRLTADEASRILEQNSRLVPERKAAQFEKDAKKHWDLFYKRNETRFFKDRHWTTREFEELLGLGVDDGVLLEVGCGVGNLFYPLLEDGLKIRKIYACDLSPRAVDFVKSHKLFDPEKIVAFEADVTEVDCFSAIDLPVNVATLIFVLSAIHPEKFKMVSKHLYAVMNTGGTVLFRDYGLYDMAQLRFKPGHKISENFYVRQDGTRSYYFSIEEVRDIFVSAGFQELSCYYVQRRTINVKENVNVPRIFVQAKFKRP; via the exons ATGAGCCAAAGTTTTGCCATGGAAAAAAGCGACGCTGGGCAAATCAGTCACGTGGCAAAGCGTTTAACAGCCGACGAGGCGAGCCGAATACTCGAGCAGAATTCGCGTTTGGTACCGGAACGCAAGGCTGCGCAATTCGAAAAGGACGCTAAGAAGCACTGGGATTTATTCTACAAGCGAAACGAGACCCGGTTTTTCAAGGACCGGCACTGGACCACGAGAGAGTTCGAGGAACTTCTCGGCCTCGGCGTTGACGACGGCGTTTTGCTCGAAGTCGGCTGCGGCGTCGGGAATTTATTCTACCCGCTGCTCGAGGATGGACttaaaataaggaaaatataCGCCTGTGATCTCTCTCCCAGAGCCGTTGACTTCGTCAAG AGCCACAAATTGTTCGATCCAGAGAAAATAGTTGCCTTCGAAGCTGATGTTACCGAAGTTGACTGCTTTTCTGCAATTGATCTTCCGGTGAATGTGGCCACTCTGATTTTCGTCTTATCTGCAATACAtccagaaaaatttaaaat GGTTTCTAAACATTTATATGCCGTTATGAACACTGGTGGGACTGTTTTATTTCGAGATTACGGACTCTACGATATGGCACAGCTGAGGTTCAAACCGGGACACAAAATATCTGAGAATTTCTATGTTCGACAAGATGGAACTAG GAGCTACTATTTTTCCATCGAAGAAGTAAGAGACATCTTCGTTTCTGCTGGTTTTCAAGAGCTCAGCTGCTACTACGTACAGAGACGGACGATAAATGTCAAGGAAAATGTCAATGTACCGAGAATATTTGTTCAAGCTAAATTCAAGAGGCCATGA
- the LOC124184756 gene encoding uncharacterized protein DDB_G0271670-like, with product MKPFIVLGVCVLLLASVISEKVEGGKSSEGKKFSSTSTKGKRGVSDGGYIGGSSLGGSSGYSSSPIQSFGGYAAPSLSSGYSLGGSSGALSLGHGSFQGLGGLGGFGGGYNLGGLSLGGGGGGYSFPSASQGLGAHGLSYSLPGASSLSLGGGGFGGGYGGALIASTGKQGPVTFGLHSGSYTPPVYATGIQGLSAYGNGASSSYSLPISSGASLHGLSSSGASSFGLPASSGGSYNLPLSSASLGSSYSFPSSSSGHGISLGSLSSGIQSSSYSLPSSSVSSHGISGSYGAPISVSSGSSYSSPSSSYGSPSSSSSHGISSSSYSYPSSSSSSYSLPSSSSSSHGISSSSYSFPSSSSSSHGLSSDSSSYSLPSSSSSYSSPSASYGLPSSSGSSHGISSLSSSYGSPSFSGSSGGSGSILSALASASASGSSSGYNSPVISSSSHGSSDSYSPSSSHVGLSSGSSDSSSYGLPISSGSYSGSDGGSSYSSYSSAPSSSYGSPSDSHGAYSSLSPRYASPSGRSYDSYNAGSNKYDTISYSSPGGKY from the exons ATGAAACCATTT ATTGTACTCGGTGTCTGCGTCCTGCTTTTAGCAAGCGTAATATCCGAGAAAGTCGAAGGTGGCAAATCGTCCGAggggaaaaagttttcatctACGTCGACGAAAGGGAAGCGAGGAGTGTCGGATGGAGGTTACATCGGAGGTTCGTCCCTCGGAGGATCATCCGGCTACTCATCCTCGCCCATCCAGAGCTTCGGAGGCTACGCGGCTCCCTCGCTAAGCTCGGGATACTCCCTCGGCGGATCGTCCGGTGCCCTTTCCCTGGGTCACGGAAGCTTCCAGGGACTCGGAGGCCTAGGAGGCTTCGGAGGCGGCTACAACCTCGGCGGGCTCAGTCTCGGAGGCGGCGGTGGCGGCTACTCGTTCCCATCGGCGAGCCAAGGCCTCGGAGCTCACGGGCTGTCCTACTCGCTGCCCGGTGCGTCCTCCTTGAGCCTCGGAGGAGGCGGATTCGGAGGCGGCTACGGCGGCGCGCTCATCGCCTCCACCGGCAAGCAAGGACCCGTCACCTTCGGTCTCCACAGCGGAAGCTACACGCCTCCGGTCTACGCCACCGGCATCCAGGGCCTCTCGGCCTACGGCAACGGCGCGAGCTCCTCGTACAGCCTCCCGATTTCCTCCGGAGCTTCCCTGCACGGCCTCTCATCTTCCGGCGCCTCGAGCTTCGGCCTTCCCGCCTCTTCCGGCGGAAGCTACAACCTCCCCTTGAGCTCGGCCTCCCTCGGCTCGTCCTACAGCTTCCCCTCATCCTCCTCCGGGCACGGAATTTCTCTCGGCTCACTTTCCTCCGGGATCCAGAGCTCTTCGTACAGCCTCCCGTCTTCCTCCGTTTCTTCTCACGGTATATCCGGCAGCTACGGTGCCCCGATTTCCGTCTCCTCGGGCTCCAGCTACAGCTCACCGTCCTCCAGCTACGGCTCACCGTCTTCCAGCTCTTCCCACGGAATCTCATCCAGCTCGTACAGCTACCCATCTTCGTCTAGCTCAAGCTACAGCCTCCCGTCTTCTTCGAGCTCATCCCACGGAATATCCTCCAGCTCTTACAGCTTCCCGTCTTCCTCGAGCTCGTCTCACGGACTTTCCTCAGACTCGTCGAGCTACAGCCTCCCCTCGTCGAGCTCGAGCTACAGCTCACCGTCAGCGAGCTACGGCCTCCCCTCGTCGTCCGGTTCCTCTCACGGAATCTCTTCGCTCTCGTCGAGCTACGGCTCGCCCTCTTTCTCCGGTTCATCCGGCGGTTCCGGCTCCATATTGAGTGCCCTTGCGTCTGCCAGCGCCTCGGGATCCTCGTCGGGCTACAACTCCCCTGTAATCTCGTCCTCCTCCCACGGCAGTTCCGACTCCTACAGCCCTTCGTCGTCTCACGTCGGACTCTCCAGCGGCTCCTCCGACAGCTCGAGCTACGGCCTGCCAATTTCATCCGGATCTTACTCCGGCTCCGACGGTGGCTCGTCCTACTCCTCCTACTCGTCGGCACCCTCGAGCTCCTACGGAAGTCCCAGCGATTCGCACGGGGCTTACTCGAGCTTGAGCCCAAGGTACGCGAGCCCCTCCGGAAGGTCGTACGACAGTTACAACGCCGGAAGCAACAAGTACGATACCATCTCGTACTCAAGTCCTGGGGGTAAATATTAG
- the LOC124184882 gene encoding zinc carboxypeptidase-like isoform X1 → MKAIALFSVSCAVLIVGDALPTPEEGYKRYDGHKVYRVTASTREHLNLLKFIEDQAKEGILFWTSAGALNSDVDVMVSPEREDEILSTFESVGISYKTLIEDVQTLVENENPEIGRSLRADEATSLNWTAYHRLDVIYNWLDELAETYPDLVEVIVIGNSYEGRLIKGIKITFDEDNPGIFIEGGIHAREWITPATVTYLTNEILTSTNDAFNLIARAHNWFIFPSTNPDGYEYTHTTNRMWRKTRQPYDNDCWGADPNRNWDYYWLANGGASNNSCSETYAGSEPFSEVEVKALADYIATVSDKFYIYLSIHSYSQLILLPYGYTYDHLDNYEEAMHVGEIAAAALARRYGTEYIVGSTAEAIYVASGSSTDYVKAIHKTPIVYCYEFRDTGTYGFLLPAEQIIPNSLEFIDSLIAVIGETRNLGYPEIHTIG, encoded by the exons ATGAAAGCCATCGCTCTTTTCAGCGTCTCTTGCGCGGTTCTAATTGTTGGAGATGCTTTGCCCACTCCCGAGGAAGGCTACAAACGTTACGATGGACACAAAGTCTACAGAGTTACCGCATCGACCAGAGAGCATCTGAATCTTCTAAAATTCATCGAGGACCAGGCCAAAGAAGGT ATTTTGTTCTGGACGTCGGCAGGCGCGCTTAATTCCGACGTGGACGTGATGGTATCTCCCGAACGAGAGGATGAAATACTCTCGACTTTCGAAAGCGTGGGCATATCCTACAAAACTTTGATCGAGGACGTGCAGACTTTGGTCGAAAATGAAAACCCTGAAATTGGACGGTCACTGCGGGCCGACGAGGCAACTTCGTTAAACTGGACCGCGTATCACCGTCTCGACGTC ATATACAATTGGCTCGACGAATTAGCGGAGACTTATCCAGACCTCGTGGAGGTGATCGTTATTGGAAATTCGTACGAGGGTCGATTAATAAAGGGGATCAAGATCACGTTCGATGAAGATAATCCTGGAATTTTCATCGAAGGAG GCATCCATGCTCGCGAGTGGATAACTCCAGCCACCGTCACCTATCTGACGAACGAAATCCTGACGTCTACAAACGACGCGTTCAACCTGATCGCCAGGGCTCATAACTGGTTTATATTTCCAAGTACAAATCCCGACGGTTATGAATACACTCATACAACG aaCAGGATGTGGCGGAAAACGAGACAACCGTACGACAATGACTGTTGGGGTGCCGACCCGAACAGAAACTGGGACTATTACTGGCTAG cCAACGGCGGAGCTAGCAACAATTCCTGCAGCGAGACTTACGCTGGTTCCGAACCATTTTCCGAGGTTGAGGTCAAGGCGTTGGCCGACTACATCGCCACGGTCAGcgataaattttacatttatttgaGTATACACAGTTACAGCCAGCTGATTTTACTGCCGTACGGATACACCTACGATCATTTGGACAACTATGAGGAAGCT ATGCATGTCGGAGAAATTGCGGCCGCGGCTTTGGCCAGAAGATATGGTACCGAGTACATCGTGGGATCGACTGCCGAAGCAATTT ATGTTGCCAGTGGTAGCAGTACCGACTACGTGAAAGCAATCCACAAAACTCCGATTGTCTATTGCTACGAATTCAGGGACACTGGGACCTACGGATTCCTGCTTCCTGCGGAACAGATTATCCCCAATTCTCTTGAATTTATTGATTCGCTCATTGCGGTAATTGGCGAAACCAGAAATCTCGGGTACCCGGAAATTCATACTATCGGTTAA
- the LOC124184882 gene encoding zinc carboxypeptidase-like isoform X2 → MVSPEREDEILSTFESVGISYKTLIEDVQTLVENENPEIGRSLRADEATSLNWTAYHRLDVIYNWLDELAETYPDLVEVIVIGNSYEGRLIKGIKITFDEDNPGIFIEGGIHAREWITPATVTYLTNEILTSTNDAFNLIARAHNWFIFPSTNPDGYEYTHTTNRMWRKTRQPYDNDCWGADPNRNWDYYWLANGGASNNSCSETYAGSEPFSEVEVKALADYIATVSDKFYIYLSIHSYSQLILLPYGYTYDHLDNYEEAMHVGEIAAAALARRYGTEYIVGSTAEAIYVASGSSTDYVKAIHKTPIVYCYEFRDTGTYGFLLPAEQIIPNSLEFIDSLIAVIGETRNLGYPEIHTIG, encoded by the exons ATGGTATCTCCCGAACGAGAGGATGAAATACTCTCGACTTTCGAAAGCGTGGGCATATCCTACAAAACTTTGATCGAGGACGTGCAGACTTTGGTCGAAAATGAAAACCCTGAAATTGGACGGTCACTGCGGGCCGACGAGGCAACTTCGTTAAACTGGACCGCGTATCACCGTCTCGACGTC ATATACAATTGGCTCGACGAATTAGCGGAGACTTATCCAGACCTCGTGGAGGTGATCGTTATTGGAAATTCGTACGAGGGTCGATTAATAAAGGGGATCAAGATCACGTTCGATGAAGATAATCCTGGAATTTTCATCGAAGGAG GCATCCATGCTCGCGAGTGGATAACTCCAGCCACCGTCACCTATCTGACGAACGAAATCCTGACGTCTACAAACGACGCGTTCAACCTGATCGCCAGGGCTCATAACTGGTTTATATTTCCAAGTACAAATCCCGACGGTTATGAATACACTCATACAACG aaCAGGATGTGGCGGAAAACGAGACAACCGTACGACAATGACTGTTGGGGTGCCGACCCGAACAGAAACTGGGACTATTACTGGCTAG cCAACGGCGGAGCTAGCAACAATTCCTGCAGCGAGACTTACGCTGGTTCCGAACCATTTTCCGAGGTTGAGGTCAAGGCGTTGGCCGACTACATCGCCACGGTCAGcgataaattttacatttatttgaGTATACACAGTTACAGCCAGCTGATTTTACTGCCGTACGGATACACCTACGATCATTTGGACAACTATGAGGAAGCT ATGCATGTCGGAGAAATTGCGGCCGCGGCTTTGGCCAGAAGATATGGTACCGAGTACATCGTGGGATCGACTGCCGAAGCAATTT ATGTTGCCAGTGGTAGCAGTACCGACTACGTGAAAGCAATCCACAAAACTCCGATTGTCTATTGCTACGAATTCAGGGACACTGGGACCTACGGATTCCTGCTTCCTGCGGAACAGATTATCCCCAATTCTCTTGAATTTATTGATTCGCTCATTGCGGTAATTGGCGAAACCAGAAATCTCGGGTACCCGGAAATTCATACTATCGGTTAA
- the LOC124185570 gene encoding PHD finger protein rhinoceros-like: MNLLSIFIALTLSLACTFAEESKSSDVTKLEVVDLGEVSDESDVKISESQRKRDSGYVYNRPDRLTAGQRFNGHGYRQGSNGYRAKIVSRYPSQSQRPFTSYGTPVQSEPVRRPSTQYSGPQSGSFGGHQNHLRPQQGQFSGQQNQQNQQNQQNQYSSGQFAQQSNGFFSQRVPSPVRHVDFVPPNPIASQNDQPFGSNTALYLPPQNQELPTYSTPSKFQAGQQSFQHQIQSVNFQQQDQTASFQDQSSNQGVISDAANFLSQNAQAISQLYGAPATDQSFAPNNEDFSGGSNQIQGVTGPSLEHNNQFQNQQFRNVQSAQRFQGSLPSYASGTLGPEESLEQIQSKEKDRLIAELQTLLSQSQSQNAASAELIGQYAQSHGNYIENQKLLAAISSQLQNQQKYNNGGQNANPGGSFGSANTAFGQAPFVPGTSTSPTFTLGYGLTTQQTPTTTTTTTTTTASPIPPSQSPAGSSQSGSSVPAPSAPPSSNPNFPQYGGFVPSLIGSPGFVGALPSYGTVGSGFVPAPVQPAESSPTHFGLPIPQDPNAAQQPQTPGSSHHPPQPVALPSSPSFVTRPAALPVQPVHPVHPLQPVHPVQPIAPLHPISTTLHGVQQFHPILNQPLQPVASPVHPVLPAVAPVHTAPVAAHPSYGIQPGVFNPLLYKPVKNVYPVYYYPNLPYQVQKPALPTYPWSYAPSYAQAKPAQIWK, translated from the exons ATGAATCTGCTATCG ATATTCATCGCATTGACTCTTAGTCTGGCTTGCACATTCGCAGAGGAAAGCAAGTCGTCGGATGTGACTAAATTGGAAGTCGTGGATCTGGGTGAAGTGAGCGACGAGTCAGACGTAAAGATCTCCGAATCGCAAAGAAAAAGAGACTCTGGTTACGTGTACAACAGACCGGACCGGCTCACGGCTGGTCAACGATTCAACGGTCACGGTTACCGGCAAGGCTCAAATGGTTACAGAGCCAAAATTGTGTCCAGATACCCCAGCCAGAGTCAGCGACCCTTTACAAGCTACGGAACACCGGTTCAAAGTGAACCTGTCCGGAGACCAAGCACACAGTACTCGGGTCCACAGAGTGGCAGTTTTGGCGGTCATCAGAACCACTTGAGGCCTCAACAAGGTCAGTTCAGCGGTCAGCAAAACCAGCAAAACCAGCAAAACCAGCAGAACCAGTATTCCTCGGGTCAGTTTGCACAGCAGAGCAACGGATTCTTCAGCCAGAGGGTTCCCAGTCCTGTAAGGCACGTCGATTTCGTCCCGCCCAACCCGATAGCCAGTCAAAATGATCAACCTTTCGGTTCGAACACGGCCCTCTACCTCCCACCACAGAATCAGGAGCTGCCGACGTATTCGACACCGAGTAAATTCCAGGCTGGTCAACAATCGTTCCAGCATCAGATACAGAGCGTAAATTTTCAGCAGCAGGATCAGACCGCAAGCTTTCAGGACCAGAGTTCAAACCAAGGTGTAATTTCCGACGCGGCAAATTTTCTCTCCCAAAATGCCCAGGCCATATCCCAGCTCTACGGGGCGCCAGCAACGGACCAAAGCTTCGCTCCAAACAACGAAGACTTCTCCGGCGGAAGCAACCAGATTCAGGGGGTGACGGGTCCCTCCTTAGAACACAACAACCAGTTCCAGAATCAGCAGTTTCGGAATGTCCAGTCGGCGCAAAGGTTCCAGGGGTCGTTGCCCTCCTACGCATCGGGCACCCTTGGCCCGGAGGAGTCGCTGGAGCAGATCCAGTCGAAGGAAAAGGACAGGTTGATAGCCGAGCTGCAGACGTTGCTGAGTCAGAGCCAATCGCAGAACGCCGCGAGTGCCGAGCTGATCGGTCAGTACGCCCAGAGCCACGGCAACTACATAGAGAACCAGAAGCTGCTGGCCGCGATAAGCTCGCAACTGCAGAATCAGCAGAAGTACAACAACGGAGGCCAGAACGCGAATCCCGGGGGTAGTTTCGGCTCCGCAAACACGGCCTTCGGCCAAGCGCCCTTCGTTCCCGGCACCAGTACCAGTCCCACTTTCACTCTGGGTTACGGCCTGACCACCCAGCAGAccccgacgacgacgacgacgaccaCGACCACGACCGCTTCCCCGATCCCCCCGTCCCAAAGTCCCGCCGGAAGTTCCCAGTCTGGCTCCTCGGTTCCTGCACCGTCCGCACCCCCCTCATCAAACCCGAATTTTCCGCAGTACGGAGGCTTCGTGCCTTCCCTGATCGGCAGTCCCGGTTTCGTCGGGGCTTTGCCGAGCTACGGCACCGTCGGCTCGGGATTCGTCCCGGCGCCTGTTCAGCCGGCCGAATCATCCCCGACCCACTTCGGCTTGCCGATCCCCCAGGACCCAAACGCGGCTCAGCAGCCCCAGACTCCGGGATCGTCGCATCATCCCCCTCAGCCAGTGGCGCTCCCTTCGTCACCGAGTTTCGTCACTCGGCCAGCCGCCCTTCCGGTTCAGCCCGTTCATCCGGTTCATCCGCTGCAGCCGGTTCATCCTGTGCAACCGATCGCACCTCTTCATCCGATTTCCACGACTCTCCACGGCGTCCAGCAGTTTCATCCCATCTTGAATCAGCCCCTGCAGCCGGTCGCTTCCCCCGTACATCCGGTTTTGCCTGCGGTCGCTCCGGTTCACACAGCGCCAGTGGCAGCTCATCCGAGTTACGGGATTCAACCGGGCGTCTTCAACCCGTTGCTTTATAAGCCTGTCAAGAATGTGTATCCCGTTTATTATTATCCCAATTTGCCGTATCAGGTACAAAAACCGGCGCTTCCCACTTACCCGTGGAGCTATGCACCGTCTTACGCACAGGCGAAACCAgctcaaatttggaaataa